The stretch of DNA agtgtgcaaataAGTTCCAAGAAAATTAACCTTGAGGATACAGTGAAGctaatgactatttgcgttttgcactgacgagaatagtccactatgcactgagtaatgtataactaaaactcaatttctacaaaggatttctgcaataatactttatagaataatctaataatattagaaaatgaaggaagagaagaaataatattagaatttgttgatatatttccaaatgaaaacccattcctatttataggaattttcttgtctcttcatagagacatctttcaatatgtgtctttatgaataaataaataataattattcatttaattttgtaactattcaaataatattttttgaataattataattcttttttaaaaaattaaatgatataacttttgaccaatgactaaaagatttatctttttgattaattacacccattcatttatagttattgggatactataaatatttgaaaatgttcaaacacaattttgggcgtatcgagggtgctaatcctttctcatgcgtaaccgactcccgaacccatttttctgaatttcgtggaccaaaaccgttgttttaataaaatcaaatcatttattaaaaacaaccacttttcaagatgacccgatcacaccttatcaaaaaggattggtgtcgactcccgtttttttttcattttcattttcaaaatccaagtcgaccccgttttcaatcaaaatggtgtcaacaatcaGGAAGATGTATTGAAACCCATTTTTGCAAATCCATATCCCCATTGAACAGATGGTCTATGGGTCTTTTCCTTGTAAACATCTCAAGGATCAATATTCCAAAACTGTAGACATCGCCTCGTGTTGAGACCCCCGCACCCATGCCATATTCTACATTGCTGGATAAGATCAGTTTTAAgatgacttttaaaaaaaataccaaaaaaatgtaaaaaggaGTATAAAAAACAATACCTAGAGCCATGTAGCCAGTTGAACCTTTTAGTCCTACGGAGCTACTAAGATGAGCATTAGGTGAGTTTTTAAGTAGAATTCTTGCAAGTCTAAAATCGCCGACATGAGCTGACATCTCTTCATCCAGGAGAACGTTACTCGGCTTAAGATCACAGTGCACAACGGGGGTTTCGCAATCATGATGCAAATACTCTAGTGCTAAGGCAACATCTTGAGCTATCTTCAACCTTTGGTTCATGTCAACAACTTTTTCAACCTCACAGTCTTCAGTTCTTGGGTGAAGCAATTGTTCCAAGTTTCCATTTGGCATGAACTTAAGGACTAAAGCCTTGAAATCGCCTGCTGAACATGAGCTTATGATTTTAACAAGGTTCCGGTGCCGGATACTTCGAAGAGCCtcacattcagctataaagcTCTTGGAAGCTCCATGTTGCCCCATTTTGAAGACCTTGATAGCTGCCAAACTTCCATCCTCAAAAACACCCTTATAAACTGATCCAAAGCTACCCTCTCCAATCATATACTCTTGACTGAAATTCTGGGTAGCTAATTTGAGATCGTGTTGTCTATACATTGGATACATCTCCAGTGAGTTAGCCTCCTCATTAACCGCACGGAGGTCTGAATCAATCTTTCTTACAAACCAAAAGACTAGCATGGAAACGATGATGATGAATGCAACCGAAGCAAACGTCGCTGCTAGTACAATTTTTAACTTGGAACCACCCGAATTTTTTTCATGAGAATCACATTTTGGTAGTCCTAGATCAGGTACTTCACCACAAAGCTTGAGATTCCACGACAGAGAAACGACTGTTGAATTCTTGAAAATCCCTGCTTTTGGAACCTCCCCTGAGAGTTGGTTCCTGGACAGGTTTAAAACTTGCAAGAACTTCAAAGATTCTAAAGAAGCTGAGATGTTACCAGTGAGGTTGTTGGAAGAGAGGTCAATGTACTCTATCGCTTTCAATTTGTCTAGAGAATTTGGTATGGATCCCTGAAATGAATTTCTAGACATATCCAAGTACAAAAGGCTTGAACAATCTCCAATGGTGACTGGTATATCTCCTGATAATTGATTACTTGCCAAGTCTATCGCTTGAACCATATTTAGATCACCTAATTCGAAAGGAACAAATCCGCTTAAAGAATTGAAAGAGAGATTCAAGACCTTTCCCAAACCTGGGATTCCTAATATATTACTGGGTATAGTACCATTAAGCAAGTTCACTGACAGGTCTAGCAACTGA from Gossypium hirsutum isolate 1008001.06 chromosome D04, Gossypium_hirsutum_v2.1, whole genome shotgun sequence encodes:
- the LOC107898184 gene encoding probable LRR receptor-like serine/threonine-protein kinase At3g47570; protein product: MAINRLTGTLPRDTFTNLTSLTTFFVGGNLLSGRIPPSIGNASSLTRVDLANNSFSGQIPWLGNLPNIQILSLQSNQLVNDGAGGMDFLASLANSTQLQVFSVAENQLTGKLPSSIGNLSRQLSLLVMNNNFFHGSLPGEISNLVNLTLIAFKHNSLTGTIPPSIGTLPNLQYIFLHENKFSGKVPQSLGNLTYLAEIHLSNNLLEGTIPSSLGNCQSLQLLDLSVNLLNGTIPSNILGIPGLGKVLNLSFNSLSGFVPFELGDLNMVQAIDLASNQLSGDIPVTIGDCSSLLYLDMSRNSFQGSIPNSLDKLKAIEYIDLSSNNLTGNISASLESLKFLQVLNLSRNQLSGEVPKAGIFKNSTVVSLSWNLKLCGEVPDLGLPKCDSHEKNSGGSKLKIVLAATFASVAFIIIVSMLVFWFVRKIDSDLRAVNEEANSLEMYPMYRQHDLKLATQNFSQEYMIGEGSFGSVYKGVFEDGSLAAIKVFKMGQHGASKSFIAECEALRSIRHRNLVKIISSCSAGDFKALVLKFMPNGNLEQLLHPRTEDCEVEKVVDMNQRLKIAQDVALALEYLHHDCETPVVHCDLKPSNVLLDEEMSAHVGDFRLARILLKNSPNAHLSSSVGLKGSTGYMALEYGMGAGVSTRGDVYSFGILILEMFTRKRPIDHLFNGDMDLQKWGSAYVDGDDNGSWRWLLAEQISLSALNPTYPGMILRKHL